One genomic window of Microbispora sp. ZYX-F-249 includes the following:
- a CDS encoding helix-turn-helix domain-containing protein: protein MSPARSWREVKAEAHRRHPELADPARQVAADAELDAYVAGHHLKELRKALGKTQADIAAALGISQSRVSQIENGDPEVMEIETLRAYANALGGHLQVTISVGSHSVKVA from the coding sequence ATGAGCCCTGCTCGTAGCTGGCGCGAAGTCAAGGCGGAGGCGCACCGCCGTCATCCGGAGTTGGCCGATCCTGCCCGGCAGGTCGCAGCCGATGCTGAGCTGGATGCGTACGTGGCCGGACATCATCTGAAGGAACTGCGTAAGGCACTAGGGAAGACTCAGGCCGATATTGCCGCCGCCCTGGGCATTTCGCAATCCCGTGTCTCACAAATCGAGAACGGCGATCCTGAGGTTATGGAAATAGAAACCCTTCGCGCCTACGCGAACGCCCTGGGAGGACACCTTCAGGTGACGATCAGCGTCGG
- a CDS encoding type II toxin-antitoxin system RelE/ParE family toxin: MAWNVVLLEPVEDWFLKLCETDPHTATLVERAIDRLAEVGPALGRPLVDTLEDDDLNNLKELRPGSRGRSEIRIVFVFDPEREAILLVAGDKAGRWSRWYHEAIPLAKQRYAQYRADKAKEDRDEPCS, from the coding sequence GTGGCCTGGAACGTCGTACTGCTCGAACCGGTCGAGGACTGGTTCCTCAAGCTCTGCGAGACCGACCCTCACACCGCGACCTTGGTCGAACGGGCCATCGACCGGCTGGCTGAGGTCGGTCCGGCTTTGGGCCGCCCACTCGTGGACACCTTGGAGGACGACGACCTGAACAATTTGAAGGAGTTGCGCCCCGGCTCCCGAGGCCGCTCAGAGATCCGGATCGTGTTCGTTTTCGACCCGGAGAGGGAAGCCATCCTTCTGGTAGCCGGAGACAAGGCGGGACGATGGTCGCGCTGGTACCACGAGGCAATCCCTCTGGCCAAGCAACGCTACGCCCAATACCGCGCAGACAAGGCGAAGGAAGATCGAGATGAGCCCTGCTCGTAG